Proteins from one Limanda limanda chromosome 9, fLimLim1.1, whole genome shotgun sequence genomic window:
- the ell gene encoding RNA polymerase II elongation factor ELL, producing the protein MAALKEQRSYGLSCGRVSNGSNVSVFHVKLTDSALKAFEGYQSGKVLSSRPLIRFNGNQGKISIPRSENTSELHTFTFYLSNVGRDNPQGSFDCIQQYITSEGSIQLDCLGCIQDKITVCATDDSYQKARENMAQIEEETRSKSAIVIKPGGRYVGKKVQIRKPAPGLSDVAPSRRTSRPVIISSSALKKGAIQNRPLRERLIHLLGLKPYKKPELILRLQKDGLSLMDKDSLDSFLQQVANLNGKDSTFTLKDFLFKEIQKDWAGYTEGDQQILKRILFRKQNSSAPPPESPPKEPAGSSPSQKRPAADFTDPLANKKPRISHLASKATTAPVNGKISSSNGRGEAAGAQAEVVSTAEGGVTSSSQQLPVLDIPRPFEALSDVSNDSSHNGRECDSQETVVSEWPPLVAATMSTALTVPSFSTSSPGHSVMDGLRDKTLSSSNSKSKKKSKKHKEKEKSKDRVRDKEQGKEKERKSREQRGPEPNRACEMSPGNLKSNSIPQKSTGLNGMCNSTSIPSSAPEVADYLLKYTVIGSPEQRQRYKNDFNIEYSEYRGLHARIEGITRQFTVLDNELKQLQQGTDKYKTIHNQILQEYHKIKKTNPNYSQDKNRCEYLHNKLAHIKRHIAEYDQQQL; encoded by the exons GTGCTGTCATCACGACCATTGATCAGATTTAATGGAAATCAAGGG AAAATATCAATACCCCGGTCAGAAAATACCAGTGAACTGCATACGTTTACCTTCTACCTGTCGAATGTGGGCAGAGATAACCCCCAGGGAAGCTTTGACTGCATCCAGCAGTACATCACCAG TGAAGGGAGCATTCAGCTGGATTGTTTGGGATGCATCCAGGACAAGATAACCGTATGTGCCACAGACGACTCCTACCAGAAGGCCAGGGAGAACATGGCTCAGATTGAGGAGGAGACTCGCAGTAAGAGTGCCATCGTCATCAAGCCTGGGGGGCGATACGTAG GCAAAAAGGTTCAGATACGGAAACCGGCACCTGGCCTCTCAGACGTTGCCCCATCGCGGAGAACATCTCGGCCCGTCATCATCTCCAGCAGTGCTCTGAAGAAAGGGGCAATTCAGAACCGGCCACTCCGAGAGCGTCTCATACACCTGCTGGGCCTCAAGCCTTACAAGAAGCCTGAGCTGATCCTGAGGTTGCAGAAAGATGGCCTCTCACTTATGGACAAGGACTCCCTAGACAGCTTCCTGCAACAG GTGGCAAACCTGAATGGGAAAGACAGCACCTTCACATTGAAGGACTTTTTGTTTAAGGAGATTCAGAAGGACTGGGCGGGCTACACGGAAGGAGATCAGCAGATACTCAAGAGAATCTTGTTTAG GAAACAGAACAGCTCTGCCCCTCCACCAGAGAGCCCGCCTAAAGAGCCGGCCGGCAGCTCGCCCTCCCAG AAACGGCCCGCTGCTGACTTCACCGACCCTCTGGCCAACAAAAAGCCCAGGATATCCCACCTCGCTAGCAAAGCTACGACAGCCCCTGTTAATGGCAAGATCAGCTCCTCCAatgggagaggagaggctgcagGAGCGCAGGCTGAGGTGGTTTCCACGGCAGAAGGCGGCGTGACATCCAGCTCCCAGCAGCTCCCTGTGCTGGACATCCCTCGTCCCTTCGAAGCGCTGTCGGACGTCAGCAATGACTCCAGCCACAATGGGAGAGAATGTGACTCTCAAGAAACCGTGGTTTCAGAATGGCCTCCTTTGGTCGCTGCTACCATGTCCACGGCGCTCACTGTGCCCAGCTTCAGCACATCATCTCCCGGACACTCAGTCATGGACGGACTTCGGGACAAGACCCTCTCATCTTCCAACAGCAAATCCAAGAAGAAGTCGAAAAAGcataaagagaaggagaagagcaaAGACAGGGTGAGGGATAAGGAGCaagggaaggagaaggagaggaagagtcgTGAGCAGCGTGGGCCTGAGCCTAATAGAGCCTGTGAGATGAGCCCAGGAAACCTCAAAAGCAACAGTATTCCACAGAAAAGCACAG GTCTGAACGGGATGTGCAACAGTACCAGTATTCCTTCATCAGCACCTGAGGTGGCAGACTACTTATT AAAGTACACGGTAATTGGCTCTCCGGAGCAGCGTCAGAGGTATAAAAATGATTTCAACATCGAGTACAGTGAGTACCGGGGCCTGCATGCTCGGATAGAGGGCATCACCCGGCAGTTCACGGTGCTCGACAATGAGCTCAAGCAACTGCAGCAAGGCACAGACAAGTACAAG ACAATCCACAATCAGATACTTCAAGaatatcataaaataaaaaag ACTAATCCAAACTATAGCCAAGACAAGAACCGCTGTGAATATCTACACAACAAACTGGCACATATAAAGAGACATATTGCAGAGTACGATCAACAGCAACTTTAA